A stretch of the Sulfurimonas sp. HSL-1656 genome encodes the following:
- a CDS encoding EAL domain-containing protein yields the protein MQQFDFDKLKYLYGTVPVILVIHFFSVLLFSVIMWHYVDNLSLAVWVSVSAIVLLFRFYHYLLYSNSSDEELRVQSTLWLHRYYTYILIGGGLWGSTALLLFPQHEILYQMVVVLFILGLTATALGIISASWELVVAYALLSFAPVIVRLAWMEDPIYQTIAYIVSALGILLIFSAKHFGAVIDNAIYSKFALTQAMSDLENTQGRLVSLLDNAPVGIFYYDSSLHITDLNNQMLRMLQLNERESLIGYDLNSVSDKRILPALQQVFENAQGRYEGPFYSSFSEESYYIELSTVPVTDKKRMHQGAVCFVRDLTLEKEAQETIQQNSLYDPLTKLPNRSLITDRIKLSIEQSRLRHFRAAVLFIDLDHFKHINDDFGHYIGDQLLYQVSQRLLKQLRGEDTVARIGGDEFLVLLNNLSYDYTEAAGEATEIAAGLIDIINSPFTIDGETVSVSASIGINIFSGEEAILPAPVIKRADIAMFQAKRTGRQHAELYHESFESSQHELLQMEKELRRALDEKEFELYYQPKVAIDSEKIAQVEALIRWNHPEKGLVMPDEFIPYAEESGLIVRVGEWVMEESIKQIKQWQKTGAANAIERVSINVSSHQFNQPDFVDYVRALVAGNEIAPDMIELELTESAMIDNSLGAIDKVKALEAFGVHVALDDFGTGYSSLSYLKHLPVSVIKIDRSFITDLKHNENSMMIVKTIIAIAKSMELTVVAEGVETDEELEMLKTLGCDYYQGFLCEKALPAKKLEALISTKAGSLKTFPVEEHPLHVTDTQDNQA from the coding sequence ATGCAGCAATTTGACTTTGACAAACTGAAATACCTCTACGGCACCGTACCGGTTATTCTCGTCATCCATTTTTTCAGCGTCCTTCTTTTCAGCGTCATCATGTGGCACTACGTCGACAACCTCTCTCTGGCCGTCTGGGTCAGTGTCTCCGCCATCGTCCTGCTGTTCCGTTTCTACCATTACCTGCTCTACAGCAACAGCTCCGACGAGGAGCTGCGCGTCCAGAGCACCCTCTGGCTGCACCGGTACTACACCTACATCCTGATCGGCGGGGGGTTGTGGGGAAGCACCGCGCTGCTGCTTTTCCCGCAGCACGAGATCCTCTACCAGATGGTCGTCGTCCTCTTCATCCTCGGTCTGACCGCCACCGCGCTGGGCATCATCTCCGCGTCGTGGGAGCTGGTCGTCGCCTACGCCCTGCTCTCTTTCGCCCCGGTCATTGTGCGTCTGGCATGGATGGAAGACCCCATCTACCAGACCATCGCCTACATTGTCAGCGCCCTGGGCATCCTGCTCATCTTCAGCGCCAAACATTTCGGCGCCGTCATCGACAATGCCATCTACAGCAAATTCGCCCTCACCCAGGCCATGTCCGACCTTGAGAATACGCAGGGGCGCCTGGTTTCCCTCCTGGACAACGCCCCGGTAGGCATCTTTTACTACGACAGCAGCCTGCACATTACCGATCTCAATAACCAGATGCTCAGGATGCTGCAGCTGAACGAGCGTGAATCGCTCATCGGCTACGATCTCAACAGCGTTTCGGACAAGCGCATCCTTCCGGCACTGCAGCAGGTATTCGAAAATGCGCAGGGACGCTATGAAGGGCCTTTTTACTCCTCGTTTTCGGAGGAGTCCTACTATATCGAGCTCTCAACCGTTCCGGTCACCGACAAGAAACGGATGCACCAGGGGGCCGTCTGTTTTGTCAGGGACCTGACCCTGGAAAAAGAGGCCCAGGAGACGATTCAGCAGAACAGTCTTTACGACCCGTTGACCAAACTGCCCAACCGCAGCCTCATCACCGACCGTATCAAGCTCTCCATCGAGCAGAGCCGTCTGCGCCATTTCCGTGCCGCCGTCCTCTTCATCGACCTTGACCACTTTAAACACATCAATGACGACTTCGGCCACTATATCGGCGATCAGCTGCTTTACCAGGTCAGCCAACGGCTGCTCAAACAGCTCCGGGGCGAAGACACCGTCGCACGCATCGGCGGCGACGAATTCCTCGTCCTGCTCAACAACCTCTCCTATGACTATACCGAAGCGGCAGGAGAGGCCACGGAGATTGCCGCCGGACTGATCGACATCATCAACAGCCCGTTTACGATCGACGGAGAGACGGTAAGCGTTTCCGCCAGTATCGGTATCAATATCTTCAGCGGGGAGGAGGCGATCCTTCCCGCACCCGTGATCAAACGCGCCGACATCGCCATGTTCCAGGCCAAACGGACCGGCCGTCAGCATGCCGAGCTCTACCATGAGTCTTTCGAAAGCTCCCAGCACGAACTGCTCCAGATGGAAAAAGAGCTGCGCAGAGCGCTCGATGAGAAGGAGTTCGAGCTCTACTACCAGCCCAAGGTAGCCATCGACAGCGAGAAGATCGCCCAGGTTGAAGCACTTATCCGCTGGAACCACCCGGAGAAAGGGCTGGTGATGCCCGATGAATTCATCCCCTATGCCGAAGAGAGCGGCCTGATCGTCAGAGTCGGCGAATGGGTGATGGAAGAGAGCATCAAACAGATCAAGCAGTGGCAGAAGACAGGTGCCGCCAACGCCATCGAACGCGTTTCCATCAATGTCAGCTCCCACCAGTTCAACCAGCCCGATTTCGTTGACTATGTCCGTGCCCTGGTCGCGGGCAATGAGATCGCGCCGGATATGATCGAACTGGAGTTGACCGAAAGCGCCATGATCGACAACTCCCTCGGCGCCATCGACAAGGTCAAGGCCCTTGAAGCGTTCGGTGTGCATGTCGCCCTCGATGACTTCGGGACCGGCTACTCCTCGCTCTCCTATCTCAAGCACCTGCCCGTCAGCGTCATCAAGATCGACCGTTCGTTCATCACGGACCTGAAACACAACGAGAATTCGATGATGATCGTCAAGACCATCATCGCCATTGCCAAAAGCATGGAGCTGACCGTCGTCGCCGAAGGGGTTGAAACGGATGAGGAGCTGGAGATGCTCAAAACGCTCGGCTGTGACTACTACCAGGGCTTCCTCTGCGAAAAAGCCCTGCCGGCGAAAAAACTCGAAGCGCTTATCAGTACGAAAGCGGGCAGCCTCAAAACCTTTCCTGTAGAAGAACACCCCCTCCACGTCACAGATACTCAGGACAATCAGGCGTGA
- a CDS encoding SagB/ThcOx family dehydrogenase, producing the protein MNALATIFEYHDRTKHHPNRYAASLGYMDWATQPDPYRRFDGAKGIALPLPSPRSEPTYAALFEGVSSEPLTLESLSVLLRYSLGLAAIKCIGSDCWALRCNASSGNLHPTEGYIILPPVEGVSTQSVVAHYAPMTHSLEILHAFDTDFWSAMPEGSLLMGLTSIVWREAWKYGERAFRYTQLDAGHALRAVQVSARLNGWHAGLCDTFDSETLDTLLGLDQPARFQPNEEEIADALLLITPYRGITSPDFITLLARCRTTYAGTANRLSPSQHPWEAITLVEKATAADVNLPAEAAPHAFSSACGTAAEEVILTRRSARAMDFGRTHISFEAFSQLLHAARVSFEGFTPAASLVLFVHDVETLDPGIYLYLLNDSYLDTFKTSMRNDFLFRPAGNHLYLLEAGDFRPQAKFISCSQDIASDGAFSLGMLCEFAPQLERFGPGRYKSLYWECGAIGQQLYLEATSLGLSATGIGCFLDDVMHRLLGLEGNDFQSLYHFTIGHAIPDLRLQTKLPYSRR; encoded by the coding sequence ATGAATGCCCTTGCAACGATTTTCGAATACCACGACCGCACCAAGCACCACCCCAACCGCTATGCAGCGTCACTGGGCTATATGGACTGGGCGACGCAGCCCGATCCCTACCGCCGCTTTGACGGGGCGAAAGGGATCGCCCTTCCGCTTCCCTCCCCGCGGTCCGAGCCAACCTATGCCGCTCTTTTTGAAGGGGTCTCCTCCGAACCGCTGACACTGGAAAGCCTCTCCGTCCTGCTGCGCTACAGCCTCGGTCTGGCGGCCATCAAATGCATCGGCAGCGACTGCTGGGCACTGCGCTGCAACGCCTCCAGCGGCAATCTCCATCCCACGGAAGGCTACATCATCCTCCCCCCGGTTGAAGGTGTCAGTACCCAGAGCGTTGTTGCCCATTATGCACCCATGACCCACAGCCTTGAAATCCTCCATGCGTTCGATACGGATTTCTGGTCGGCGATGCCCGAGGGGTCGCTTCTTATGGGGCTCACCTCCATCGTCTGGCGCGAGGCGTGGAAGTACGGTGAACGCGCCTTCCGCTACACCCAGCTCGATGCCGGACACGCCCTGCGCGCCGTCCAGGTTTCTGCACGCCTCAACGGCTGGCATGCCGGCCTCTGCGACACCTTTGACTCCGAAACCCTCGATACACTGTTGGGGCTGGATCAGCCTGCGCGCTTCCAGCCGAACGAGGAGGAGATCGCCGATGCACTGCTGCTCATTACACCGTATAGAGGCATCACGTCGCCCGACTTTATCACGCTGCTCGCCCGCTGCCGTACAACATATGCGGGAACGGCAAACCGTCTCAGTCCCTCCCAGCACCCCTGGGAGGCGATCACCCTTGTTGAAAAGGCCACGGCCGCCGATGTAAACCTCCCTGCGGAGGCAGCGCCCCACGCTTTCAGCAGCGCCTGTGGCACTGCAGCCGAAGAGGTCATCCTCACCCGCCGCAGCGCCCGGGCCATGGATTTCGGCCGTACCCATATCAGCTTTGAGGCTTTCTCCCAGCTGCTGCACGCGGCACGGGTCTCTTTTGAAGGCTTCACACCTGCAGCTTCCCTCGTCCTGTTTGTCCATGACGTCGAGACGCTCGATCCGGGCATTTACCTCTACCTCCTGAACGACAGTTACCTGGATACGTTCAAAACATCTATGCGGAATGACTTTCTCTTCCGGCCGGCCGGCAACCATCTCTACCTGCTCGAAGCAGGCGACTTCCGTCCCCAGGCGAAGTTCATCTCCTGCAGCCAGGATATCGCTTCTGACGGCGCCTTCTCACTGGGCATGCTCTGCGAATTTGCCCCCCAGCTGGAGCGCTTCGGGCCGGGACGCTACAAAAGCCTCTACTGGGAGTGCGGTGCCATCGGCCAGCAGCTCTACCTTGAAGCAACCTCCCTCGGTCTCAGCGCCACGGGAATCGGCTGCTTCCTCGACGACGTCATGCACCGGCTGCTGGGACTGGAGGGGAACGACTTCCAGAGCCTCTACCATTTCACCATCGGCCACGCCATTCCCGACCTTCGCCTGCAGACGAAACTCCCCTACAGCAGACGATAG
- a CDS encoding DUF4230 domain-containing protein, whose product MDNLIMFFTGLFLAGGIALLVWYLKRNKKEGPANVALYSTIEKMESLGTLNVYKVVTKEIVTASDHIFGNFGEKYLRWLISKKKLAMIFTFDIDFSYNLKDSHFGIEELGEGQYLFKMPECRYSLSIKDISFYDEQNGKLLPWLLPDLIAGVFSDGFDENDRNALIREAKKQVSAIANGMMIELLPDVQKSARTTLEQIAFALNAASIRFDFSESPTIENTVNYLPEKKENEALPA is encoded by the coding sequence ATGGATAATCTCATTATGTTTTTCACCGGCCTCTTCCTGGCGGGGGGCATCGCACTGCTCGTCTGGTACCTCAAACGCAACAAGAAAGAGGGCCCGGCCAATGTTGCCCTCTATTCGACGATCGAGAAAATGGAGTCGCTGGGGACCCTTAACGTCTACAAGGTCGTCACGAAGGAGATCGTCACGGCCTCGGATCATATCTTCGGAAACTTCGGGGAGAAGTATCTGCGCTGGCTCATCTCGAAGAAGAAACTGGCGATGATCTTCACCTTTGACATCGACTTCAGCTACAACCTCAAAGACAGCCACTTCGGCATCGAGGAGCTGGGCGAAGGACAGTACCTCTTCAAAATGCCCGAGTGCCGCTATTCGCTCAGCATCAAGGATATCAGCTTCTACGACGAGCAGAACGGCAAACTCCTGCCGTGGCTCCTGCCCGATCTCATCGCCGGCGTCTTCAGCGACGGCTTTGACGAAAACGACCGCAACGCCCTGATCAGGGAGGCAAAGAAGCAGGTCTCCGCCATCGCCAACGGCATGATGATCGAACTGCTCCCCGATGTGCAGAAATCCGCCCGAACGACCTTAGAGCAGATCGCCTTCGCCCTCAACGCCGCATCGATCCGCTTCGACTTCTCCGAATCGCCGACGATCGAGAACACCGTCAACTACCTGCCCGAAAAGAAAGAGAACGAAGCCCTTCCCGCCTAA
- a CDS encoding phosphoribosyltransferase family protein has product MRCLLCESWSLSRICRSCREEHLAPSLHTRKIVGKLSVHSFYRYDEIEPLLLTKHTDIGCHLYKIMASASFAPYAASLESEAPVAVVAVDDHVRHGYSHTAILARAMKTDTLIPRHAVLRDRSGHRYSGQDFQYRLTHPRAFELKPFPEKSVILVDDILTTGLTLTQAAETLEMAGKEVLFCLTLADAER; this is encoded by the coding sequence TTGCGCTGTCTTCTCTGCGAATCGTGGTCGTTAAGCCGCATTTGCAGGAGCTGCCGCGAGGAACATCTCGCCCCCTCCCTTCACACCCGAAAGATCGTCGGGAAACTCTCCGTACACTCTTTTTACAGATATGATGAGATCGAGCCGCTGCTGCTGACAAAGCACACGGACATCGGCTGCCATCTTTACAAGATTATGGCATCCGCCTCCTTCGCACCGTATGCGGCTTCTTTGGAGTCGGAGGCACCTGTTGCCGTCGTTGCCGTCGATGACCATGTCCGGCACGGCTATTCGCATACGGCGATCCTGGCGCGTGCGATGAAAACCGACACATTGATACCGCGGCATGCCGTGCTGCGCGACCGTTCGGGGCACCGCTACTCCGGGCAGGATTTCCAGTACCGCCTGACCCATCCGCGCGCGTTTGAACTCAAACCGTTTCCGGAAAAGAGCGTCATCCTCGTCGATGACATTCTGACAACGGGACTGACGTTGACCCAGGCGGCGGAGACGCTGGAAATGGCGGGGAAAGAGGTGCTTTTCTGCCTGACGCTGGCCGACGCGGAGCGTTAG
- the lepA gene encoding translation elongation factor 4, with the protein MSHIRNFSIIAHIDHGKSTLADRIIQECGSVTERELKSQMMDTMDIEQERGITIKAQSVRLDYVKDGEHYVLNLIDTPGHVDFSYEVSKSLASSDGALLIVDAAQGVEAQTIANVYLAMDNNLELLPVINKIDLPAAEPERVAEEIESSIGIDATDALMVSAKTGVGIRELVDAIVDRIPAPVGDPVAPTKAIIYDSWFDPYLGALALVRVFDGNIRKKQIVKLMSNNEQHEVLDLMYPHPLKKMKTESIDSGEIGIVVLGLKDVGTLNVGDTITDAKRPAAEPVGDYEPAKPFVFAGLYPIDTDKFEDLRDALDKLRLNDSSLSYEPETSVALGFGFRVGFLGMLHMEVVKERLEREFDMDLIATAPSVVYDVYLTDGSQIEVHNPSELPPVNHIERIEEPYVKATVITPTEYLGNIMNLLVAKRGMQEKMDYLNEERVLLEYSVPMNEIVVDFYDKLKSISKGYASFDYEPIDFREGDLVKLDVRVAGDVVDALSVIVPREQAEQRGRALVKSMKELIPRQLFEVAVQASVGNKVIARETVKSMGKNVTAKCYGGDITRKRKLLEKQKAGKKRMKAIGKVQLPQEAFMSVLKMD; encoded by the coding sequence CTGAGCCACATTCGCAACTTCTCTATCATTGCCCACATCGACCACGGTAAAAGCACCCTGGCCGACCGGATCATCCAGGAGTGCGGTTCCGTGACGGAGCGTGAACTCAAATCGCAGATGATGGATACGATGGACATCGAGCAGGAGCGCGGTATTACCATCAAAGCGCAGAGCGTCCGGCTCGATTACGTCAAGGACGGCGAGCACTACGTCCTCAACCTCATTGACACCCCGGGCCACGTCGACTTCAGTTACGAAGTCAGCAAGTCGCTGGCCTCCTCCGACGGCGCGCTGCTGATCGTCGACGCGGCGCAGGGGGTCGAGGCGCAGACCATCGCCAACGTCTACCTGGCCATGGACAATAACCTGGAGCTGCTCCCGGTCATCAACAAGATCGACCTCCCCGCCGCCGAACCGGAACGGGTTGCCGAGGAGATCGAATCGAGCATCGGGATCGACGCTACGGACGCATTGATGGTCTCTGCGAAAACGGGCGTGGGGATCCGCGAGCTTGTCGACGCCATCGTCGACCGTATTCCGGCCCCGGTGGGCGACCCGGTTGCGCCGACGAAGGCGATCATCTACGACAGCTGGTTCGACCCCTATCTCGGTGCGCTGGCGCTGGTGCGCGTCTTCGACGGCAATATCCGCAAAAAGCAGATCGTCAAGCTGATGAGTAACAACGAACAGCACGAGGTCCTGGACCTCATGTACCCGCACCCGCTCAAGAAGATGAAGACCGAGTCGATCGACAGCGGTGAGATCGGCATCGTCGTCCTCGGCCTGAAAGATGTCGGAACGCTCAACGTCGGCGATACGATCACCGATGCGAAAAGGCCTGCGGCCGAGCCGGTCGGCGATTATGAGCCGGCGAAGCCCTTCGTCTTCGCCGGGCTCTATCCCATCGATACGGACAAGTTCGAGGATCTGCGCGATGCGCTGGACAAACTGCGCCTCAACGACTCGTCGCTCAGTTACGAACCGGAAACCTCCGTCGCGCTCGGGTTCGGTTTCCGCGTCGGTTTCCTCGGCATGCTGCACATGGAAGTCGTCAAGGAGCGTCTGGAACGCGAATTCGACATGGACCTGATCGCGACGGCCCCCTCGGTCGTCTACGACGTCTACCTGACGGACGGTTCGCAGATCGAAGTGCACAACCCCTCCGAGCTGCCGCCGGTGAACCACATCGAGCGGATCGAGGAGCCCTATGTCAAGGCGACGGTCATCACGCCGACGGAGTACCTCGGCAACATCATGAACCTGCTGGTCGCCAAACGCGGCATGCAGGAGAAGATGGATTACCTTAACGAAGAGCGCGTCCTTCTGGAGTACTCCGTACCGATGAACGAGATCGTCGTCGACTTCTACGACAAGCTCAAGTCCATCTCCAAAGGGTACGCGAGTTTCGACTATGAACCGATCGATTTCAGAGAGGGCGACCTCGTCAAGCTCGACGTCCGGGTTGCCGGCGACGTTGTCGACGCCCTCTCGGTCATCGTCCCGCGCGAACAGGCTGAACAGCGCGGCCGGGCACTCGTCAAGAGTATGAAAGAGCTCATCCCCCGTCAGCTCTTCGAAGTGGCGGTACAGGCCTCCGTCGGCAACAAAGTCATTGCCCGCGAGACGGTCAAGTCCATGGGCAAGAACGTCACGGCAAAGTGTTACGGCGGGGACATCACCCGTAAACGCAAGCTGCTCGAGAAGCAGAAAGCCGGTAAGAAACGGATGAAGGCGATCGGCAAGGTACAGCTGCCGCAGGAGGCCTTCATGTCCGTCCTCAAAATGGACTAG
- a CDS encoding ribose-phosphate pyrophosphokinase, translated as MRGYKIFAGSASEEFAKEVCKYLDVPLAKADIKRFSDGEISVQIAESVRGRDVFIIQSTGAPSNDNLMELLIMTDALRRSSASSITAVIPYFGYARQDRKAAPRVPISAKLVANLYQTAGIDRLVTIDLHAGQIQGFFDIPVDNLYGSIIFQQYIKEKNLPNPIIASPDIGGVARARYFAEKLGLEMVIVDKRREKANVAEVMNIIGDVEGKDVIMIDDMVDTAGTMVKAAAALKAKGATSVMACATHGVLSGKAYENLDKGELDELIISNSLATKAHPNIKVLTVAPLFGEVIRRVYHNESVNSLFA; from the coding sequence ATGCGCGGTTACAAGATTTTTGCCGGGAGTGCCAGCGAAGAGTTTGCGAAAGAGGTCTGTAAATACCTCGACGTTCCCCTGGCCAAAGCGGACATCAAACGTTTCAGCGACGGGGAGATCTCCGTTCAGATTGCAGAGAGCGTCCGCGGACGCGACGTGTTCATCATCCAGTCAACGGGAGCCCCGTCCAACGACAACCTGATGGAGCTGCTCATCATGACCGATGCGCTTCGCCGCTCATCCGCGAGCTCCATTACGGCGGTCATCCCGTATTTCGGCTACGCGCGCCAGGACCGTAAAGCGGCACCGCGTGTCCCCATCAGTGCGAAACTCGTCGCGAACCTTTACCAGACGGCGGGCATTGACCGTCTCGTGACCATCGACCTGCACGCGGGCCAGATCCAGGGCTTCTTCGACATCCCTGTTGACAACCTCTACGGCTCCATCATCTTCCAGCAGTACATCAAGGAGAAAAACCTCCCCAACCCGATCATTGCCAGCCCGGACATCGGCGGGGTCGCACGCGCACGTTACTTTGCGGAGAAACTGGGCCTGGAGATGGTCATCGTCGATAAACGCCGCGAAAAGGCGAACGTGGCCGAAGTCATGAACATCATCGGCGACGTCGAGGGCAAGGATGTCATTATGATCGACGACATGGTCGATACGGCCGGGACGATGGTCAAAGCGGCGGCGGCGCTCAAAGCCAAGGGCGCAACCTCCGTCATGGCCTGTGCGACGCACGGAGTTCTGAGCGGCAAAGCCTACGAGAACCTTGACAAGGGCGAACTCGATGAGCTGATCATCTCCAACTCCCTGGCGACCAAAGCGCACCCGAACATCAAGGTTCTGACCGTAGCACCGCTCTTCGGCGAAGTCATCCGCCGCGTTTACCACAACGAGAGCGTCAACAGTCTGTTCGCGTAA
- a CDS encoding ThiF family adenylyltransferase, whose product MMHYFHRQIKLWGEEVQQSLQAKRIAIIGSGGLGSSLAFALGATGIGEIHIVDFDEVSVHNIHRQIAFKTGDEGKNKAVVNAGIVEARCPYTKAYAHECDFNAFAKKGIEVDLILDATDNLPTRGQINEYAKIHNTPWVYGSVEAFHGQVCFFDRSSFNDVFKITLKEPAGIAAPIVMHIASLQANLALRYLAGQPVKKDFLYYLFFNDEGELVTQKFGLPV is encoded by the coding sequence ATGATGCACTATTTCCATCGTCAGATCAAACTCTGGGGGGAAGAGGTCCAGCAGTCGCTGCAGGCAAAGCGGATCGCCATCATCGGAAGCGGCGGCCTGGGGAGTTCGCTCGCCTTTGCCCTGGGGGCGACGGGAATCGGGGAGATCCATATCGTGGATTTCGATGAGGTGAGCGTGCACAACATTCACCGCCAGATCGCTTTCAAGACGGGCGACGAAGGCAAGAACAAGGCCGTCGTCAATGCCGGTATCGTCGAGGCCCGCTGCCCCTATACGAAGGCGTATGCCCATGAGTGCGACTTCAACGCCTTCGCCAAAAAAGGGATCGAAGTCGACCTGATCCTCGATGCGACGGACAACCTCCCGACACGGGGGCAGATCAACGAATACGCCAAGATCCACAACACGCCGTGGGTCTACGGTTCGGTCGAAGCGTTTCACGGGCAGGTCTGTTTTTTCGACCGCTCCTCTTTCAACGACGTGTTCAAGATCACGCTCAAAGAGCCTGCGGGGATCGCTGCGCCGATCGTGATGCATATCGCCTCGCTGCAGGCGAACCTGGCACTGCGCTACCTGGCGGGTCAGCCGGTCAAAAAAGATTTCCTCTACTACCTCTTTTTCAACGACGAGGGCGAACTCGTGACACAGAAATTCGGCCTTCCTGTATAA
- a CDS encoding secondary thiamine-phosphate synthase enzyme YjbQ: MFQATVTLPPYPRGFHLITDAIENAVAKSGVTTGLAHLFLKHTSASISINENADPTVRRDMERFFSDVADAKPYYVHTYEGDDDMPAHIKSVMLGTSLTIPVTNGRLNLGTWQGIYLGEHRDHGGSRKIVVTVY, from the coding sequence TTGTTCCAGGCAACCGTCACCCTGCCCCCTTACCCTCGGGGGTTCCACCTCATCACCGACGCCATTGAAAACGCCGTTGCAAAGTCCGGCGTCACGACGGGACTCGCCCACCTCTTCCTCAAACACACCAGCGCCTCGATCTCCATCAATGAGAACGCCGATCCCACTGTCCGCCGTGACATGGAGCGTTTCTTCAGCGACGTTGCCGATGCCAAGCCCTACTACGTCCACACCTACGAGGGCGACGACGATATGCCCGCACACATTAAAAGCGTTATGCTGGGCACGTCACTGACCATCCCCGTCACCAACGGCCGTCTCAACCTCGGCACCTGGCAGGGGATATACCTCGGCGAGCACCGCGACCACGGCGGCAGCCGGAAGATCGTCGTTACGGTCTACTGA
- a CDS encoding redoxin family protein has product MAKWRRWLKELVILALLTAVGATVIGYLRAPSFEGAALPKVEVSKLYGLAYDSSVKPDKPYILHFWATWCPVCHAEAGNIDALAKEEKVITVAVKSGGLEKIGEYMKANGLSFPVINDQNGAIAEAFMIGVFPTTIIVDREGKVFWAESGYTTTWGLKLRLWLAEIF; this is encoded by the coding sequence GTGGCTAAATGGAGGCGGTGGCTCAAAGAGCTGGTGATCCTGGCGCTGCTCACGGCAGTAGGCGCCACTGTCATCGGCTACCTGCGGGCACCTTCATTCGAAGGTGCCGCCCTGCCGAAGGTGGAAGTTTCCAAACTCTACGGGCTGGCCTATGACAGCAGCGTCAAGCCGGACAAACCCTACATCCTGCACTTCTGGGCGACCTGGTGCCCCGTCTGCCATGCGGAAGCGGGCAACATCGACGCCCTTGCCAAAGAGGAAAAGGTTATTACCGTCGCCGTCAAATCGGGTGGGCTGGAGAAGATTGGTGAATACATGAAAGCAAACGGCCTCTCTTTTCCCGTCATCAACGACCAGAACGGCGCTATCGCTGAGGCGTTCATGATCGGCGTCTTCCCGACGACGATTATTGTCGACAGAGAGGGAAAAGTCTTCTGGGCCGAGAGCGGGTATACGACGACGTGGGGACTGAAGCTGCGGCTTTGGCTGGCCGAGATTTTCTAA
- a CDS encoding carbon-nitrogen hydrolase family protein, translating into MTVGVLQLPSVGMSTTKLYHYVRIAHKRGVRVLLMGEYLLNSFFKELQQTPVSMLRELCDHQLGILRDLAAAYDMTFVAPLVTVKAGTPYKSIVKVSPRSTAYYQQQVLIDYPHWNEAAFFANPVAPLHEPLTFRVDNVRFGILGGFELHFDALWQSIWEKRIDCILLPTASTFESQQRWRDLIRMRAFTHNCFVLRANRIGDVKDDGHLWRFYGDSLLVNPDGEIESSLGDTEELMVVEIDHAQVMESRRGWKFKEAMEKRRG; encoded by the coding sequence GTGACAGTGGGTGTGCTGCAGCTTCCCTCGGTCGGCATGAGTACGACGAAGCTGTACCACTACGTCCGGATCGCCCATAAACGCGGCGTCCGCGTCCTGCTGATGGGCGAATACCTCCTGAACTCCTTTTTCAAAGAGTTGCAGCAGACCCCCGTGTCGATGCTGCGCGAACTCTGCGATCACCAGCTCGGCATCCTGCGCGACCTCGCGGCCGCCTATGACATGACCTTCGTCGCCCCCCTGGTCACGGTGAAGGCGGGCACCCCCTATAAAAGCATCGTCAAAGTCTCTCCCCGTTCGACGGCCTACTACCAGCAGCAGGTACTGATCGACTATCCCCACTGGAACGAAGCCGCTTTCTTTGCCAACCCGGTCGCACCGCTGCACGAACCGCTGACCTTCCGTGTCGACAATGTCCGTTTCGGCATCCTCGGCGGTTTCGAGCTGCACTTTGACGCGCTGTGGCAAAGCATCTGGGAGAAGCGGATCGACTGCATCCTGCTGCCGACGGCCTCCACGTTCGAATCGCAGCAGCGCTGGCGCGACCTGATCAGGATGCGCGCCTTTACACACAACTGCTTCGTGCTGCGGGCCAACCGTATCGGCGACGTGAAAGATGACGGGCATCTGTGGCGCTTCTACGGCGATTCGCTGCTGGTCAATCCCGACGGGGAGATCGAAAGCAGCCTGGGGGATACCGAGGAGCTGATGGTTGTCGAGATCGACCATGCGCAGGTGATGGAGTCGCGCCGGGGCTGGAAGTTCAAAGAAGCGATGGAGAAGCGCCGTGGCTAA
- the xseB gene encoding exodeoxyribonuclease VII small subunit — protein sequence MEANDFEGRLEEAKQILEKLMNPEMTLEESVKAYESGTKALKEAQQILEAARKKIEQIRGGEETES from the coding sequence GTGGAAGCGAACGATTTTGAAGGGCGCCTGGAAGAGGCAAAACAGATCCTGGAAAAACTGATGAACCCCGAAATGACCCTCGAGGAGAGCGTCAAGGCCTACGAGTCGGGCACCAAGGCGCTCAAAGAGGCGCAGCAGATCCTTGAAGCGGCGCGCAAAAAGATCGAGCAGATCCGCGGCGGGGAGGAGACGGAGTCGTGA